The following coding sequences are from one Rhipicephalus microplus isolate Deutch F79 chromosome 3, USDA_Rmic, whole genome shotgun sequence window:
- the LOC119176699 gene encoding uncharacterized protein LOC119176699, translating into MRRKPRSLKTLGEEHVSGASSAPILITFVVLVTWPTWGASTVCYANALSKDVGEPSKAHPGDSSFLLRKPNVTRVSEAGESGFFPPRCPLTDSCKNRCGEPSDDEEEYTCHCDPSCVKYGDCCVDVQKHCSLDPLAVEQHSLRPPCIYETDFPQDLSFFYVSTCPDGVDLNIDDEEDEVKVLGEDGIVYANDAHARCNGVTNAVPLALLEDTEAESGNHSTRYFVRSCVQAVSMCSDRRTVFDGRNLEDLCAAFQGPVRSIHKPNRKRKLYKNAYCALCNGDVPDLRCPGGVATYSQKEMASSLFQGSKEKSYEATDDIPSAFSIVLNFGLDGVEKYKFSSESKETMMRNQQRCNEGFIWDPFAELCRQLYCGTQFTLVNSKCIQKPHNSTENNTANAPLFENKSADYSRITVVINISLDRSSEVSMDELKQSLTDSFVQYYNISKERIKNMAVAIVWDPEKVHQYLEGSDDVLVVEEEDYVHEDGHVPDPANSTGSPATLITHFDLYEPTKDDLEPSISSIIVSLAASFSLNSILLKELNMTAAVSSVRSKPLVLEDWCSEKDGGIWREYWNDEFVFLPRTENGTGIGKVYVNKTGRTFKPGDFVANVLIRVTGDQKSPVTTNSIVIVCDRGTGLPKSCPCVDFNTTQVNIFENDTLMLYAGPGPLSITCRHYQLMPEGKVCLCLDELRQGLRIRGQLFDGPIMALVSLVLTAISLLCLVLVLTTYSLFSELRNLPGWNIIFLTGSLFVMQLTFLLSQRQSVQGAACRAAAIVCHYTVINSFFWMNVLAYDLYKTFRTSGSSMGGTRKVSHHLPFYMLYAFGTPLAIVGACFALDYFDTFLSPSYGLFGVCWIVNKLSALAFFAVPVAALLLLNFVFYVMTVYSVHSVSRQKPGPILRRHSDKGPATAATYVRMATGMGLTWVFGFVAAFVRSSEAARTAFTYLFIVCNTLQGLFLFYAFVCNRKTCHLFRSLFCNVRRGARAKLSTSSSVSSVSTVTSQASVSSTRSTQSALTAIR; encoded by the exons ATGCGGAGAAAACCACGGTCACTGAAGACCTTGGGGGAGGAGCATGTCTCGGGTGCTTCTTCGGCGCCAATCCTGATTACCTTCGTCGTGCTGGTCACGTGGCCAACCTGGGGTGCCTCTACCGTCTGTTACGCCAACGCACTGAGCAAGGATGTCGGAGAGCCCTCTAAGGCGCATCCGGGCGACTCCAGTTTCCTGCTTCGAAAACCGAACGTTACGAGAGTCAGTGAAGCCGGCGAGAGCGGTTTCTTCCCGCCGAGATGTCCATTAACCGACTCGTGCAAGAACCGTTGCGGGGAGCCCTCGGACGATGAGGAGGAGTACACGTGCCACTGCGACCCCTCCTGCGTAAAATACGGTGACTGCTGCGTCGACGTCCAAAAACACTGTTCACTGGATCCATTAGCCGTCGAGCAGCACTCACTGCGACCCCCGTGCATCTACGAAACCGACTTCCCGCAAGACCTGTCCTTCTTCTACGTGTCTACGTGTCCCGATGGAGTAGACCTCAACATCGACGATGAGGAAGACGAGGTAAAGGTCTTGGGTGAAGATGGCATCGTCTACGCGAACGACGCGCACGCTCGGTGCAACGGAGTGACAAACGCCGTGCCACTTGCCCTGTTGGAGGATACGGAAGCAGAAAGTGGAAACCACTCGACACGCTACTTTGTCAGGAGTTGCGTGCAGGCCGTGAGTATGTGCAGTGATAGAAGAACAGTGTTCGACGGAAGGAACTTGGAAGACCTGTGCGCAGCGTTTCAGGGCCCCGTGAGATCAATCCACAAGCCTAACCGGAAGCGTAAGCTCTACAAGAACGCCTACTGCGCGCTCTGCAATGGCGATGTACCGGATCTTCGCTGTCCTGGTGGCGTGGCGACCTACAGCCAAAAAGAAATGGCAAGCTCGTTGTTCCAGGGATCTAAAGAGAAGAGCTACGAAGCCACAGATGACATTCCTTCAGCCTTTTCTATTGTCCTTAACTTCGGTTTGGACGGAGTGGAGAAGTACAAGTTCTCTTCTgaaagtaaagaaacgatgatgCGCAATCAACAAAGATGTAACGAAGGATTCATCTGGGATCCTTTCGCCGAACTTTGCCGTCAGCTTTATTGCGGCACCCAGTTCACACTGGTAAACTCGAAGTGCATACAGAAACCACACAACAGCACAGAAAATAATACGGCAAATGCGCCCCTGTTCGAAAATAAGAGCGCTGACTACAGTCGCATTACTGTTGTGATCAACATCAGCCTGGATCGGTCAAGCGAAGTAAGCATGGATGAATTGAAGCAGTCTCTCACTGACAGCTTCGTCCAATACTACAACATATCGAAAGAGAGAATAAAAAACATGGCTGTCGCCATTGTGTGGGACCCCGAAAAGGTGCACCAATACCTAGAAGGCTCAGACGACGTGCTAGTGGTGGAAGAAGAAGACTACGTGCACGAAGACGGCCACGTGCCAGACCCTGCCAACAGCACTGGTTCTCCGGCAACGTTAATAACGCACTTCGATCTTTACGAACCCACGAAAGACGATCTCGAGCCGTCGATAAGTTCTATAATCGTTTCTCTGGCAGCAAGTTTCAGCCTTAACTCGATTCTACTCAAGGAACTGAACATGACGGCGGCGGTGAGCAGCGTACGATCAAAGCCACTTGTCCTCGAAGACTGGTGCAGCGAAAAGGACGGAGGCATATGGCGCGAGTACTGGAACGACGAGTTCGTCTTCCTGCCCAGAACCGAGAACGGCACCGGCATCGGCAAAGTATACGTGAACAAGACCGGTCGAACCTTCAAGCCGGGAGACTTCGTGGCCAACGTCCTCATACGAGTCACCGGCGACCAGAAGTCTCCGGTGACTACGAACAGCATTGTCATCGTGTGCGACCGCGGGACAGGGCTTCCGAAGTCGTGTCCCTGCGTCGACTTCAACACGACGCAGGTgaacatattcgagaacgacacGCTCATGCTTTACGCTGGACCTGGCCCTCTCTCCATCACGTGTCGCCACTACCAGCTCATGCCCGAAGGAAAGGTATGCCTCTGCTTGGACGAACTGCGACAGGGACTCAGAATTCGTGGCCAACTGTTCGATGGACCAATCATGGCCCTCGTaagcctcgtgctgactgccatCTCGTTGCTGTGTCTCGTGCTGGTGTTAACCACCTACTCGCTGTTTTCCGAACTTCGCAATCTTCCGGGATGGAACATCATCTTTCTGACCGGTTCACTCTTCGTCATGCAGCTGACATTTCTGCTGAGTCAGCGACAGTCTGTGCAGGGTGCTGCCTGCAGAGCTGCGGCCATTGTGTGCCACTACACGGTCATCAACTCTTTCTTCTGGATGAACGTGCTCGCTTACGACTTGTACAAGACGTTCAGGACGAGTGGCAGCTCCATGGGCGGCACGCGCAAGGTCTCCCACCACCTGCCGTTTTACATGCTGTACGCCTTCGGCACACCGCTCGCTATCGTGGGCGCATGCTTCGCCCTGGACTACTTCGACACTTTTCTCTCCCCGTCGTACGGTTTGTTCGGCGTCTGTTGGATTGTCAACAAACTGTCCGCGCTTGCTTTTTTCGCCGTACCCGTCGCTGCGCTCCTCTTGTTGAACTTTGTCTTCTATGTCATGACCGTCTACTCCGTGCATAGTGTGTCCAG GCAGAAGCCGGGCCCCATCCTGCGCCGCCACAGCGACAAGGGTCCGGCCACGGCTGCCACGTACGTGCGCATGGCAACCGGAATGGGCCTGACGTGGGTTTTCGGCTTCGTCGCGGCTTTCGTGCGCAGCTCTGAAGCCGCCAGGACAGCTTTCACCTACCTGTTCATCGTTTGCAACACGCTACAG GGCCTGTTTCTGTTCTACGCGTTCGTGTGCAACCGCAAGACGTGCCACCTGTTCCGGTCGCTGTTCTGCAACGTGCGCCGAGGAGCCCGGGCGAAGCTCAGCACTTCCAGCTCCGTCAGCTCCGTTTCCACGGTTACCAGCCAGGCCAGCGTGTCTTCCACGCGCTCGACGCAGTCGGCACTGACTGCGATCCGATAG